A region of Antedon mediterranea chromosome 8, ecAntMedi1.1, whole genome shotgun sequence DNA encodes the following proteins:
- the LOC140056117 gene encoding homocysteine-responsive endoplasmic reticulum-resident ubiquitin-like domain member 2 protein: protein METEEAKLTVVVRTPDQSSDDFVIECNELWTVKKIKSYICKFYPTKPAEKNQKIIYSGKLLADNSVLKDVFREQDDQRHTVHLVCLKTAESVKSIPTLPATSTLPQSRPVPSSSVGDASGSQTDGLRHRPPTANSSYSPYNYPYNYGGYQMQYGANNIPTSTYYQAYWMQQYYAQQMAQYAQYSNQQMTSTPNALNANVNPAPVVNLAAAQPVVPNVNIANNAPPAQNNVRMNAGVGPAIDDDDDDQMNRDWLDWSYMFFRATVLISIVYFYSSMNRFMIVIGFISFFYFYRQRQQTLRRQVAAGEAAAAAAAAAAPPPQEEEIPTEQTDGDQHENEEHTNQQTEQPENESQTDSNAIETPPSPPQPGVFATAWIFFSSFFTSLIPHEPPPANLN, encoded by the exons ATGGAGACTGAAGAAGCTAAATTAACTGTGGTAGTCAGAACTCCAGACCAGTCTTCAGATGACTTTGTTATAGAATGTAACGAATTATGGACTGTAAAGAAAATCAAATCTTACATTTGTAAATTTTATCCCACAAAACCG GCTGAGAAAAaccaaaaaattatttactctGGAAAACTACTAGCAGACAATTCagttttaaaagatgtattccGAGAG CAAGACGACCAACggcatacagtacatttagTTTGTTTAAAGACAGCAGAGAGTGTAAAAAGCATTCCTACCCTGCCTGCTACATCCACACTTCCACAATCAAGACCGGTGCCAAGTAGCAGTGTAGGTGATGCCAGTGGCTCACAGACTGATGGATTAAGACATCGTCCCCCCACGGCAAACTCATCCTATAGCCCATATAATTATCCTTACAA TTATGGTGGATATCAGATGCAATATGGTGCTAATAATATACCAACATCAACTTACTACCAAGCCTACTGGATGCAACAATATTATGCCCAACAAATGGCGCAGTATGCTCAATA TTCAAATCAGCAGATGACATCAACGCCGAATGCACTAAATGCTAACGTGAACCCAGCCCCCGTCGTCAACCTCGCAGCAGCTCAACCTGTAGTACCAAATGTAAATATCGCAAACAACGCTCCACCAGCTCAAAACAACGTACGAATGAACGCCGGTGTTGGACCTgctattgatgatgatgacgacgatcaGATGAACCGTGATTGGCTCGACTGGAGTTACATGTTTTTCCGCGCGACTGTACTTATATCGATTGTTTATTTCTATTCGTCAATGAATAGATTCATGATTGTAATTGGATTTATATCATTCTTTTATTT TTATCGTCAAAGACAGCAGACACTTCGAAGACAAGTGGCAGCTGGTGAGGCTGCAGCAGCAGCAGCGGCGGCAGCTGCACCACCACCACAAGAAGAGGAAATACCTACAGAACAAACAGATGGTGATcaacatgaaaatgaagaacATACCAATCAGCAG ACTGAGCAACCTGAAAACGAATCGCAGACAGATTCAAATGCAATTGAAACACCGCCCTCACCTCCGCAACCCGGAGTATTTGCAACTGCATGGATATTCTTCAGTAGTTTCTTTACATCATTAATTCCCCACGAGCCACCCCCAGCAAATTTAAATTAA
- the LOC140056410 gene encoding uncharacterized protein: MADNQNDKSRKDMSAFWEQHSKEASLEEMFLDSQAKEISKMEEREILTLMCDVKKKDVLELGSGIGRFTGTLAKDANHVTSLDFMEPFVRKNKETNGHLKNITFVTADVTKQHFEPKSFDVVFSNWLLMYLSDAEVNELIINIIKWIKPGGKVFFRESCFRQSGNTKRDFNPTNYRSPSTYCAMLQLAKAETPAMGLDILFCRNIKAYIELKKNHHQCCWLLQKVSRTTSHQGYDTFQQFLDNKQYTKNGVLRYERIFGAGYISTGGQETTKEFVATLNLKPGQRVLDVGSGIGGGDFYMEKKYGAEVFGIDLSANVVEIAMERSPADTKVQFQICDVTTIQFESESFDVVYSRDTLLHIPDKFAVFKQFFKWMKPGGKLFISDYCHGDCEHSDKFKSYVAQRGYVLHTVKRYGKMLEETGFVNVKADDRSKQFIRILKQEKAQTETAKNMFIKDFSEADYNDIVGGWTEKLGRVELGDQAWGTFYAEKPL; encoded by the exons ATGGCAGATAACC AAAATGACAAAAGTCGAAAAGATATGTCTGCATTCTGGGAACAACATTCCAAAGAGGCGTCATTGGAAGAAATGTTTCTGGACTCACAAGCAAAGGAAATTAGTAAAATGGAGGAGAGAGAGATTCTTACCCTGATGTGTGATGTTAAGAAGAAAGATGTTTTGGAATTGGGAAGTGGAATAGG ACGATTCACCGGAACGTTAGCTAAAGATGCTAATCATGTGACCAGCCTTGACTTTATGGAACCATTTGTTAGGAAGAACAAGGAGACAAATGGTCACTTGAAAAACATCACATTTGTGACAGCTGATGTTACTAAACAACACTTTGAACCAAAGAG TTTTGATGTGGTTTTCAGTAACTGGTTACTAATGTATCTCAGTGATGCTGAAGTTAATGAgctcataataaatataatcaaGTGGATAAAACCTGGTGGAAAGGTCTTTTTTAGAGAGTCTTGTTTTAGACAATCAG GCAATACCAAACGAGACTTCAATCCGACCAATTACCGTTCACCGTCAACGTACTGTGCAATGCTTCAACTAGCTAAGGCTGAAACTCCTGCGATGGGGctagatattttgttttgtagaaACATTAAAGCTTACATTGAG ttgaaaaaaaatcaCCATCAATGTTGCTGGTTGCTGCAGAAAGTTTCTAGAACTACTAGTCACCAAGGTTACGACACTTTCCAGCAGTTTTTAGACAAcaaacagtatacaaagaatGGTGTTTTAAGATATGAGCGAATATTTGGAGCTGGTTATATCAGTACTGGCGGACAGGAGACAACAAAG GAATTTGTTGCTACGTTGAATCTGAAGCCTGGACAGAGAGTGTTAGATGTAGGTTCTGGTATTGGTGGAGGGGATTTTTATATGGAAAAG AAATATGGTGCTGAAGTGTTTGGCATTGACTTATCAGCTAATGTTGTAGAAATTGCTATGGAACGCTCTCCAGCAGACACAAAG GTCCAGTTTCAGATCTGTGATGTGACAACAATACAGTTTGAATCAGAGAGTTTTGATGTTGTATACAGTAGAGATACCTTGCTACATATACCGGATAAGTTTGCAGTCTTTAAGCAATTTTTT AAATGGATGAAACCTGGTGGAAAACTATTTATATCAGATTATTGCCATGGTGACTGTGAACATTCCGATAAATTTAAATCATATGTAGCTCAGCGAGGTTATGTTCTGCATACAGTTAAACGATACGGAAAg ATGTTAGAAGAAACAGGTTTTGTCAATGTGAAAGCAGATGATCgttcaaaacaatttattagAATTTTGAAACAAGAGAAGGCACAAACAGAGACTgctaaaaatatgtttataaag GATTTTTCTGAAGCTGATTACAATGATATTGTTGGTGGATGGACTGAGAAGTTAGGACGAGTGGAGCTTGGAGATCAAGCATGGGGCACATTTTATGCCGAAAAACCACTTTAA
- the LOC140057603 gene encoding neural cell adhesion molecule 2-like, with protein sequence MKALISCILFFIYSTSFTSAVQLIQGPISQKVRRGNTATLECSVTSIQTGESVVWKHVEHLGEKYVSVNHLLYVTDPELRRRYKVTWNNKKRDFHLQITDAQDIDGGLYECGYIDSRQTFMKLAQATLTLEVPMEGAPTCDVSPTKPKIGDTITLTCSAATASGLMPTPTLLWDINGREVLNQAGTTTLAYYQILQRADEGAIFRCKAISNAFAHEPFCTIIPLPRSPVATVRADKAFYKVGDNATFVCSEISGENVKYSWSKVDVDIMMTGRFELKANNRVLTITNLKQSDNNSVIECEVETPDGRLSKGAAMSIKIGTDTATTSWTAAPTMQSPLVDKSTLHPVVIVVFVLLVVAIVVILALVLIRYSRKKARRSHSKI encoded by the coding sequence ATGAAGGCTTTAATATCATGCATTCTATTTTTCATTTACTCAACAAGTTTTACATCTGCAGTGCAGTTGATACAAGGTCCAATAAGTCAGAAAGTAAGAAGAGGAAATACGGCCACGTTGGAATGCAGTGTGACATCAATACAAACTGGAGAGTCCGTTGTTTGGAAACATGTAGAGCACCTTGGTGAAAAGTATGTCAGTGTAAATCACCTTCTGTATGTCACCGATCCAGAGCTGCGCCGAAGATACAAAGTCACTTGGAACAATAAGAAGCGTGATTTCCATCTACAGATTACTGATGCTCAAGATATTGACGGTGGTCTTTATGAATGTGGGTATATCGATTCACGTCAAACCTTCATGAAATTGGCACAAGCTACTCTGACACTTGAAGTGCCGATGGAAGGTGCACCTACTTGCGATGTCTCTCCAACTAAACCAAAAATTGGGGATACAATTACTCTAACGTGCTCAGCAGCAACAGCATCAGGACTGATGCCTACTCCTACATTGTTATGGGACATTAACGGTCGGGAAGTCTTAAACCAAGCGGGTACAACAACCTTAGCTTACTATCAGATATTACAACGCGCAGACGAAGGTGCCATATTTCGTTGCAAAGCCATCTCAAATGCGTTTGCTCACGAACCATTCTGTACTATCATACCTCTTCCACGATCTCCAGTAGCTACAGTCAGAGCTGACAAGGCATTTTATAAAGTAGGTGATAATGCTACGTTTGTCTGTAGTGAGATATCGGGAGAAAATGTCAAATACTCTTGGAGCAAAGTTGATGTTGATATAATGATGACCGGAAGGTTTGAACTGAAAGCAAACAATCGTGTACTAACTATAACCAATTTAAAACAGAGCGACAACAATTCAGTGATCGAATGTGAAGTTGAAACACCAGATGGAAGGTTGAGTAAAGGAGCGGCAATGTCGATCAAAATTGGAACGGATACAGCGACGACATCATGGACGGCTGCGCCAACAATGCAATCACCTTTGGTTGATAAAAGCACTCTTCATCCGGTAGTTATCGTCGTGTTTGTCTTATTAGTTGTTGCCATAGTGGTTATCTTAGCGTTAGTGCTTATCAGATATTCCAGGAAAAAAGCAAGACGATCACATTCTAAAATATAA